Proteins encoded together in one Pseudomonas arsenicoxydans window:
- a CDS encoding NAD-dependent epimerase/dehydratase family protein produces MKILVTGASGFIGGRFARFALEQGLDVRVNGRRAESVEHLVRRGAEFIQGDLSDPELARELCSDVEAVVHCAGAVGLWGRYQDFHQGNVQVTENVVEACLKQRVRRLVHLSSPSIYFDGRDHLGLTEEQVPKRFKHPYAATKFLAEQKVFGAQEFGLETIALRPRFVTGAGDMSIFPRLLKMQRKGRLAIIGNGLNKVDFTSVHNLNEALLSSLLASGSALGKVYNISNGAPVPLWDVVNYVMRKMDVPQVTRYRSYGLAYSVAALNEGVCKLWPGRPEPTLSRLGMQVMNKNFTLDISRARHYLDYDPKVSLWTALDEFCGWWKAQDLR; encoded by the coding sequence TCAACGGTCGCCGGGCCGAAAGCGTTGAACACCTGGTGCGCCGTGGCGCCGAGTTTATCCAGGGCGACTTGAGCGACCCGGAACTGGCGCGCGAGCTGTGTTCAGATGTCGAGGCCGTGGTCCATTGCGCTGGCGCGGTCGGGTTGTGGGGGCGTTATCAGGACTTTCATCAAGGCAACGTGCAGGTCACCGAAAACGTGGTCGAGGCCTGCCTGAAGCAGCGCGTTCGGCGCCTGGTGCATTTGTCGTCGCCGTCGATCTACTTCGATGGCCGCGATCATCTGGGGCTGACCGAAGAACAGGTGCCTAAACGCTTCAAGCACCCTTACGCGGCCACCAAGTTTCTGGCCGAGCAGAAGGTCTTTGGCGCCCAGGAATTCGGTCTCGAAACCATCGCCCTGCGCCCGCGTTTCGTGACCGGGGCCGGTGACATGAGCATCTTCCCGCGTCTGCTGAAGATGCAGCGCAAGGGCCGGCTGGCGATCATTGGCAACGGCCTGAACAAAGTCGATTTCACCAGCGTGCACAACCTCAACGAAGCATTGCTCAGCAGTTTGCTGGCCAGCGGTTCGGCCTTGGGCAAGGTCTACAACATCAGCAACGGCGCGCCGGTGCCGTTGTGGGATGTGGTCAATTACGTCATGCGCAAGATGGATGTCCCACAGGTGACGCGCTACCGTTCCTATGGATTGGCCTACAGCGTTGCCGCGCTCAACGAAGGGGTGTGCAAGCTGTGGCCGGGCCGTCCCGAGCCGACGCTGTCGCGACTGGGCATGCAAGTCATGAACAAAAATTTCACCCTGGACATCAGTCGCGCCCGGCATTATCTGGACTACGATCCGAAGGTCAGTCTCTGGACGGCCCTCGACGAATTCTGCGGCTGGTGGAAGGCTCAGGACCTTCGCTGA